From Salminus brasiliensis chromosome 21, fSalBra1.hap2, whole genome shotgun sequence, a single genomic window includes:
- the dhrs3b gene encoding short-chain dehydrogenase/reductase 3b produces MDVRAVGSVLLLPIQILYHTLRAGVRLLLPGTRRDLSGDVVLITGGGRGIGRHLAKEFAKSGTKKLILWGRTEKCLKETCEEINLMGTECHYFVCDVANREEVYKQAKVVREKVGDITVLVNNAAVVHGKSLMDSDDDALLKSQHINTMGQFWTTKAFLPRMLELQKGHVVCVNSILSLSPIPGAIDYCTSKASSLAFMESLTLGLLDCPGVGCTTVLPFHTNTEMFQGMRVRFPKLFPPLKPEVVAQRTVDAVRANTAFVYLPWTMHALVILKSLLPQSALEEIHKFSGTYTCMHTFKGRT; encoded by the exons ATGGATGTGAGGGCGGTGGGCTCCGTGCTGCTTTTACCCATTCAGATCCTCTACCACACGTTGCGGGCGGGTGTGCGGCTACTGCTGCCCGGCACGAGGAGAGACCTGAGCGGCGACGTGGTGCTGATCACCGGGGGTGGACGGGGCATCGGTCGCCACTTGGCTAAGGAGTTCGCGAAGTCTGGAACTAAGAAG CTGATCCTGTGGGGACGCACTGAGAAATGCCTAAAGGAGACATGTGAGGAGATAAACCTAATGGGGACAGAGTGCCACTACTTTGTATGCGATGTGGCCAACAGAGAAGAAGTGTATAAGCAAGCCAAGGTGGTACGAGAAAAG GTTGGGGACATCACCGTTCTGGTCAACAATGCTGCAGTGGTGCATGGGAAGAGTTTGATGGACAGTGACGATGACGCCCTCTTAAAGTCTCAGCACATAAATACAATGGGACAATTTTGG actACAAAGGCATTCTTACCACGTATGCTGGAGCTGCAGAAAGGCCATGTTGTCTGCGTGAACTCCATCCTCTCTCTGTCGCCTATACCCGGTGCTATAGACTATTGCACCTCCAAGGCTTCATCTCTGGCCTTCATGGAAAGCCTGACCCTCGGCCTGTTGGACTGCCCTGGAGTTGGCTGTACCACTGTGCTCCCCTTTCATACCAACACAGAGATGTTTCAGGGCATGAGAGTCCG GTTCCCCAAACTCTTCCCACCCCTCAAGCCAGAAGTGGTTGCACAGAGAACAGTGGATGCAGTACGGGCCAACACAGCCTTTGTCTACCTTCCATGGACAATGCATGCACTGGTTATCCTCAAAAG CCTCTTACCCCAGAGTGCTCTTGAGGAAATCCACAAGTTCTCAGGAACCTACACATGTATGCACACTTTCAAGGGACGGACATAA